In Polaribacter sp. Hel_I_88, the following proteins share a genomic window:
- the recJ gene encoding single-stranded-DNA-specific exonuclease RecJ: MRWTLKPEPTKEKVAKLAFDLQVDATIAKILLQRNVETFEEAKKYFRPSLADIHDPFLMKDMDLAVDRIETAILNNENILVFGDYDVDGTTAVSLVASYLKTIHPNIATYIPDRYAEGYGISYMGIDFAEDNNFSLIIALDCGIKAIDKVAYAKEKNIDFIICDHHKPGKEIPKAVAVLNAKRDDCTYPFDELCGCGVGFKLIQALGVSRNQTIEDFVPYLDLVATAIAADIVPMNGENRVLAYFGLQVINQKPRNGIQAIIHQIKKKELTITDVVFIIAPRINAAGRMKHGNYAVELLTEMDLDAAIEFAAAIEIFNADRKDLDKKITDEALIQIIDNKEEERFTSVVFQEDWHKGVIGIVASRLIEKYYRPTLVFTKSGDKLAASARSVKGFDVYNALLECEEFIEQFGGHKYAAGLTLDPKNYENFKNKFEEVVEKTIDKKLLTPEISIDAEIELSEITPKFFRIIQQMAPFGPMNMKPTFTSTCVRDNGYGKKVGKEQTHLKLNVFQGDNKKTYNAIGFNLGDKMEFVENDFDIVYSLDENEWNGFKSIQLLLKDLK, translated from the coding sequence ATGAGATGGACTTTAAAACCAGAACCAACTAAAGAAAAAGTAGCAAAATTGGCGTTCGATTTACAAGTTGATGCCACTATTGCTAAAATTTTATTGCAAAGAAATGTTGAAACTTTTGAAGAAGCAAAAAAGTATTTTAGACCCAGTTTAGCCGATATTCACGATCCTTTTTTAATGAAAGATATGGATTTGGCAGTTGATAGAATTGAAACTGCCATTTTAAACAACGAAAACATCTTAGTTTTTGGTGATTATGATGTTGATGGAACCACTGCTGTTTCTTTAGTTGCTTCTTATTTAAAAACGATTCATCCCAACATTGCAACCTATATTCCTGATAGATATGCAGAAGGTTATGGCATTTCTTATATGGGAATCGATTTTGCAGAAGACAATAATTTTTCGTTAATAATCGCTTTAGATTGTGGTATAAAAGCCATTGATAAAGTTGCGTATGCCAAAGAAAAAAATATCGATTTTATTATTTGCGATCATCATAAACCTGGTAAAGAAATTCCGAAAGCAGTTGCTGTTTTAAACGCAAAAAGAGACGATTGCACCTATCCTTTTGATGAACTTTGTGGTTGTGGAGTTGGTTTTAAATTGATTCAGGCTTTGGGCGTTTCCAGAAATCAAACTATAGAAGATTTTGTGCCTTATTTAGATTTGGTAGCCACTGCAATTGCTGCAGATATTGTACCTATGAATGGCGAAAACAGAGTTTTAGCTTATTTTGGCTTGCAAGTTATCAACCAAAAACCCAGAAACGGAATTCAAGCAATTATTCATCAAATTAAAAAGAAAGAACTCACCATTACAGATGTTGTTTTTATCATTGCTCCAAGAATTAACGCTGCTGGCAGAATGAAACATGGTAACTATGCTGTGGAATTATTAACAGAAATGGATTTAGATGCAGCTATAGAATTTGCTGCAGCTATCGAAATTTTTAATGCTGATAGAAAAGATTTAGATAAAAAAATTACAGATGAGGCTTTAATTCAAATTATTGATAATAAGGAAGAAGAACGATTTACATCCGTAGTTTTTCAAGAAGATTGGCACAAAGGTGTTATTGGAATTGTAGCTTCTAGATTGATAGAAAAATACTACAGGCCTACGTTAGTTTTTACCAAAAGTGGCGATAAATTAGCAGCTTCTGCACGTTCTGTAAAAGGTTTTGATGTATATAATGCATTATTAGAATGTGAGGAATTTATAGAACAATTTGGTGGCCATAAATACGCTGCTGGTTTAACTTTAGATCCAAAAAACTACGAGAATTTTAAAAATAAGTTCGAAGAAGTGGTAGAAAAAACCATTGATAAAAAATTATTAACGCCAGAAATTTCTATTGATGCAGAAATTGAACTTTCTGAAATTACGCCTAAATTCTTTAGAATTATTCAACAAATGGCACCTTTTGGCCCTATGAATATGAAACCTACTTTTACATCTACTTGTGTCAGAGATAATGGTTATGGAAAAAAAGTTGGTAAGGAACAAACGCATTTAAAATTAAATGTTTTTCAAGGTGATAATAAAAAAACCTATAATGCAATTGGTTTTAATTTGGGTGATAAAATGGAATTTGTAGAAAATGATTTTGATATCGTCTATTCTTTGGATGAAAACGAATGGAATGGTTTTAAATCGATTCAGTTATTGCTAAAAGATTTAAAGTAA
- a CDS encoding OsmC family protein, protein MVKNVVSTKWTQKSQFETDNPSGYKFTMFDKSQDNGDVVGFAPKALMLSSLAGCSGLDVVSLLEKMRAEVADFNIEVTAELTDEHPKFYNKVKVDYHFSDTELQPEKIQKAVNLSVTKYCGVMEMFRQFAEVEIEIHLHDLESK, encoded by the coding sequence ATGGTTAAAAATGTAGTTAGTACAAAATGGACACAAAAATCGCAATTTGAAACCGACAACCCAAGTGGATATAAATTTACAATGTTTGATAAATCTCAAGATAATGGCGATGTTGTTGGTTTTGCTCCTAAAGCCCTAATGCTTTCTTCTTTAGCTGGTTGCTCTGGTTTAGATGTAGTTTCTTTGTTAGAAAAAATGCGTGCAGAAGTTGCCGATTTTAATATTGAAGTTACAGCAGAGTTAACAGATGAGCATCCAAAGTTTTACAATAAAGTAAAAGTTGATTATCATTTTTCGGATACTGAATTACAGCCAGAAAAAATTCAAAAAGCAGTAAATTTATCTGTAACCAAATATTGTGGAGTTATGGAAATGTTTCGTCAGTTTGCAGAAGTGGAAATTGAAATTCATTTGCATGATTTAGAAAGTAAATAA
- a CDS encoding T9SS type B sorting domain-containing protein — MINSINFKYIILFFLLLIKSPFLFSQTDAAPIITAEGRQAFCIGSPINIVTDFTITDADDTGIAAFFIQISSGYQINFDRLELTGNYPNISTTFDATEGKLSFSATNGTSEILLSELENAVKDVVFRTTATDVVSEKSFSFTIDDANYLPSTDHFYEFVADEGITWTNAKIAAENRTYFGREGYLATLTSQEEADFAGKQAAGAGWIGGSDADSPNVWKWVTGPEAGTIFWNGGVNGSSPNFAFWNTNEPNNFENRGEDYAHITASGSGIPGSWNDLTNTGDASGDFQPKGYIVEYGAPGDPPLSIVASTSIYIPEIQSTTNATICESGIATISATSNEGQILWFATQTGGSQIATGNDFTTPVLTTSTTYYATVSVGGCTTLNRTPVTVTVNPRPTIVNTTGDLICAGNANLSATTSSGAAIWYESLTSTVPIFIGNDFRTPALNSTTSYFVAANNSDCESNARIEVIAVVDATIPDFEVLQETFILCEDIGSVTLETINAQGNYSYIWKNEGSIISGNLETISVTSSGSYSVMAISEAGCESSEQLITVVDSEKATITKDDVLITDDSDNNFIQVTNPNLGNGDYEFAIDDQFGDYKEEGVFQNLSTGIHTLFVRDKGGCGTESFVFSILGYPKFFTPNEDGQNDFWKISGFDRMFYPTSEIFIFNRFGTLIFKFDENSLGWNGDYEGKKLPSNTYWFRAILTDINGFSIEKTGNFSLIRK; from the coding sequence ATGATAAATTCTATAAATTTTAAATATATAATACTTTTTTTTCTACTGTTGATAAAAAGCCCTTTTCTGTTTTCTCAAACGGATGCTGCACCTATAATAACAGCGGAAGGAAGGCAAGCATTTTGTATTGGGAGTCCCATAAATATTGTTACAGACTTTACAATTACAGATGCAGATGATACAGGAATTGCAGCTTTCTTTATTCAAATTTCATCAGGATATCAAATTAATTTTGACAGATTAGAATTAACAGGAAATTATCCAAATATTTCAACCACTTTTGATGCAACTGAAGGAAAACTTTCTTTTTCTGCAACAAATGGAACTTCAGAAATTTTATTATCAGAATTAGAAAATGCAGTAAAAGATGTTGTTTTTAGAACAACTGCAACAGATGTAGTTTCAGAAAAATCTTTTTCTTTTACTATAGACGATGCAAACTATTTACCCTCCACAGACCATTTTTATGAATTTGTTGCAGACGAAGGAATTACCTGGACAAACGCTAAAATAGCTGCCGAAAATAGAACTTATTTTGGAAGAGAAGGATATTTAGCTACGTTAACAAGTCAAGAGGAGGCAGATTTTGCAGGGAAACAAGCTGCTGGAGCAGGTTGGATTGGTGGAAGTGATGCAGATTCGCCCAATGTTTGGAAATGGGTTACAGGTCCAGAGGCTGGCACAATATTTTGGAATGGTGGTGTAAATGGAAGTTCTCCAAATTTTGCATTTTGGAATACTAATGAGCCTAATAATTTTGAAAATAGAGGAGAAGATTATGCACATATTACAGCTTCAGGTTCTGGTATTCCAGGTTCTTGGAACGATTTAACGAACACTGGTGATGCTTCTGGAGATTTTCAACCAAAAGGTTATATTGTAGAATATGGAGCTCCTGGAGATCCACCTTTAAGTATTGTAGCTAGCACTAGTATTTATATTCCAGAAATCCAATCAACTACAAATGCAACCATTTGCGAATCTGGTATAGCAACAATTTCAGCTACTTCAAATGAAGGTCAAATTCTTTGGTTTGCCACACAAACAGGAGGTTCACAAATAGCAACAGGCAACGATTTTACAACACCAGTTTTAACAACAAGCACTACTTATTATGCTACAGTTTCTGTAGGTGGATGTACTACTTTAAACAGAACTCCAGTTACAGTTACTGTAAATCCAAGACCAACTATTGTAAATACTACAGGAGATTTAATTTGTGCTGGAAATGCAAATTTGAGTGCAACAACTTCTTCTGGAGCAGCAATTTGGTACGAATCTTTAACGAGTACAGTTCCTATTTTTATTGGGAATGATTTTAGAACACCAGCTTTAAATTCCACAACAAGTTATTTTGTGGCAGCCAATAATTCTGATTGTGAATCTAATGCTAGAATAGAAGTTATTGCAGTTGTAGACGCTACAATTCCAGATTTTGAGGTACTCCAAGAAACGTTTATTTTATGTGAAGATATTGGTTCTGTAACTTTAGAAACCATAAATGCGCAAGGCAATTATAGCTATATTTGGAAAAATGAAGGATCTATTATCTCTGGAAATTTAGAAACAATTTCGGTTACTTCTTCTGGAAGTTATTCAGTAATGGCAATTTCTGAAGCTGGTTGCGAATCTTCAGAGCAACTAATTACTGTTGTGGATTCTGAAAAAGCAACAATAACTAAAGACGATGTGCTTATAACTGATGATTCTGATAACAATTTCATACAAGTTACCAACCCAAATTTAGGAAATGGCGATTATGAATTCGCCATTGATGATCAGTTTGGAGATTACAAAGAGGAAGGTGTTTTTCAGAATTTATCAACTGGAATACATACCTTATTTGTTAGAGATAAAGGTGGTTGTGGAACTGAATCTTTTGTCTTTTCAATTTTAGGATATCCAAAATTCTTTACACCCAATGAAGATGGACAGAATGATTTTTGGAAAATTTCAGGATTTGATAGGATGTTTTATCCAACATCAGAAATATTTATTTTTAACAGATTTGGAACGTTAATTTTTAAGTTTGATGAAAATAGTTTAGGTTGGAATGGCGATTACGAAGGAAAAAAATTACCTTCTAACACTTATTGGTTTAGAGCCATTTTAACAGATATAAATGGCTTCTCAATCGAAAAAACAGGGAATTTTAGTTTAATAAGAAAATAA
- a CDS encoding carboxymuconolactone decarboxylase family protein has protein sequence MALVTPLSAEHDLETKELATFFNETLGFCPNSVLTMQRRPAISKAFINLNKAVMANEGRVTSALKRMIAWVSSNATGCRYCQAHAIRAAERYGAEQEQLDNIWEYKTHSAFSEAERAALDFSLAASMVPNAVNAEIKAALYTYWDEGEIVEMLGVISLFGYLNRWNDSMGTTLEEDAIDSGNQFLGKHGFEVGKHDGSKY, from the coding sequence ATGGCATTAGTAACACCATTATCAGCAGAACATGATTTAGAAACCAAAGAATTAGCAACCTTTTTTAATGAAACTTTGGGATTTTGCCCAAATTCCGTTTTAACAATGCAAAGAAGACCTGCAATTTCTAAGGCGTTTATCAACTTAAATAAAGCTGTTATGGCTAATGAAGGGCGAGTTACATCTGCTTTAAAAAGAATGATAGCTTGGGTTTCTAGCAATGCTACAGGTTGTAGATATTGCCAAGCACATGCTATAAGAGCTGCAGAACGTTATGGAGCAGAGCAAGAACAATTAGATAATATTTGGGAATATAAAACACATTCCGCTTTTTCTGAGGCAGAAAGAGCAGCATTAGATTTTTCGTTGGCTGCTTCTATGGTTCCAAATGCAGTAAATGCAGAAATTAAAGCAGCATTATATACATATTGGGATGAAGGTGAAATTGTAGAAATGTTAGGTGTAATTTCACTTTTTGGCTATTTAAATAGATGGAATGATTCTATGGGTACAACTTTAGAAGAAGATGCTATAGATTCTGGAAATCAGTTTTTAGGTAAACATGGTTTTGAAGTAGGAAAACACGATGGATCAAAATATTAA
- a CDS encoding M20/M25/M40 family metallo-hydrolase: protein MKKIFTISLVLFLSAFSLVAQDKEAIIEGIVTEANENSQLKKLGHELMDVIGPRLVGTPQMKQANDWAVAKYKSWDIAARNEQWGEWRGWERGITHIDMVYPRVQSLKGTQLAWNPGTSDKGVTAELVILPTVENQEEFNKWLPTVKGKLVMTSMKQPTGRPNYNWEEFATEESFEKMKNERDEQTKAWRDNLSNIGYGRDLTSELEKAGAVGIVASRWSSGFGVNKIFSASTKKIPTVDLELEDYGMLYRMVEYGDKPQIKIVAKAKELGNVPTFNTIAEIKGTEKPDEYVILSAHFDSWDGGTGATDNGTGTLVMMEALRILKKIYPNPKRTILVGHWGSEEQGLNGSRAFVEDHPEIVDNMQALFNQDNGTGRVVSISGQGFLHAYDYLGRWLSAVPRDITKHIETTFPGTPGGGGSDYAAFVAAGAPGFSLSSLSWSYWNYTWHTNRDTYDKIVFDDVQNNVILTAILAYMASEDPERTSRERIVLPINQRTGEQRTWPKPRSPQRKGGLD, encoded by the coding sequence ATGAAGAAAATTTTTACAATTTCGTTGGTACTTTTTTTATCAGCATTTTCGCTTGTTGCTCAAGATAAAGAAGCAATTATAGAAGGTATTGTTACAGAAGCAAATGAAAACTCACAACTTAAAAAGTTAGGTCATGAACTTATGGATGTTATTGGGCCAAGATTGGTTGGAACTCCACAAATGAAACAAGCTAATGATTGGGCAGTTGCCAAATATAAATCTTGGGACATTGCTGCAAGAAATGAACAATGGGGAGAATGGCGTGGTTGGGAACGTGGCATTACACATATAGATATGGTGTATCCAAGAGTTCAATCTTTAAAGGGAACACAATTAGCTTGGAATCCAGGAACTTCAGATAAGGGTGTTACTGCAGAATTGGTCATATTACCAACTGTAGAAAATCAAGAAGAATTTAACAAATGGTTGCCAACTGTAAAAGGCAAATTGGTAATGACGTCTATGAAACAACCAACAGGAAGACCAAATTACAATTGGGAAGAATTTGCGACAGAAGAATCATTTGAAAAAATGAAAAATGAAAGAGATGAGCAAACCAAAGCTTGGAGAGATAACTTAAGTAATATCGGTTATGGTAGAGATTTAACTTCAGAGTTAGAAAAAGCAGGTGCTGTTGGTATTGTAGCTTCAAGATGGTCTAGTGGTTTTGGTGTAAATAAAATATTTAGTGCAAGTACTAAAAAAATACCTACAGTAGATTTAGAATTAGAAGATTATGGAATGTTATATAGAATGGTTGAATATGGAGACAAACCACAAATTAAAATAGTAGCAAAAGCTAAAGAATTAGGGAATGTACCAACTTTTAATACAATAGCAGAAATAAAAGGAACTGAAAAACCAGATGAATACGTAATTCTTTCTGCACATTTCGATTCTTGGGATGGAGGTACAGGAGCAACTGATAATGGTACAGGAACTTTAGTAATGATGGAAGCTTTACGTATTTTAAAGAAAATATATCCAAACCCAAAAAGAACAATTTTGGTAGGTCATTGGGGAAGTGAAGAGCAAGGTTTAAACGGTTCTAGAGCTTTTGTAGAAGATCATCCAGAAATTGTAGACAATATGCAAGCTTTATTTAACCAAGATAATGGAACAGGAAGAGTGGTAAGTATTTCAGGTCAAGGATTTTTACATGCTTACGATTATTTAGGAAGATGGTTAAGTGCAGTGCCTAGAGATATTACCAAGCACATAGAAACTACTTTTCCTGGAACTCCAGGAGGTGGAGGTTCTGATTATGCAGCTTTTGTTGCAGCTGGTGCTCCAGGGTTTAGCTTAAGTTCTTTAAGCTGGTCTTATTGGAATTATACATGGCACACAAACAGAGATACGTATGATAAAATTGTTTTTGATGATGTGCAAAACAATGTAATTCTTACAGCAATTTTAGCATATATGGCTAGTGAGGATCCAGAAAGAACATCAAGAGAAAGAATAGTATTGCCAATAAACCAAAGAACAGGAGAACAAAGAACTTGGCCAAAACCACGTTCGCCACAAAGAAAAGGTGGTTTAGATTAA
- a CDS encoding uracil-DNA glycosylase family protein codes for MQQLLKEIRNCTLCEPQLDLGANPIISANKNSKILLISQAPGRIAHLKSKAWDDPSGKVLRKWLNVDETTFYNADNFAILPTGFCYPGKGKNGDKLPRKECAPLWHEKVMHQFKNVKLKILIGNYSQQYYLENKPKTLTETVQNYKDFLPEYFALPHPSPRNRFWIQKNPWFINEVIPELQNSIAKIINN; via the coding sequence ATGCAACAATTATTAAAAGAAATTAGAAATTGTACCCTTTGTGAACCTCAACTAGATTTAGGTGCAAATCCTATAATTTCAGCAAATAAAAATTCGAAAATTCTCTTAATAAGTCAAGCTCCAGGAAGAATTGCACATTTAAAATCGAAAGCTTGGGATGATCCTAGTGGAAAAGTTTTGCGCAAATGGTTAAATGTTGATGAAACCACTTTTTACAATGCAGACAACTTTGCAATTTTACCAACAGGATTTTGTTATCCTGGAAAAGGAAAAAATGGTGATAAATTACCGAGAAAAGAATGTGCTCCTTTATGGCACGAAAAAGTTATGCATCAATTTAAAAATGTAAAACTTAAAATATTAATTGGTAACTATTCTCAGCAATATTATTTAGAAAACAAACCAAAAACATTAACTGAAACTGTACAAAATTATAAAGATTTTTTACCTGAGTATTTTGCATTACCTCATCCATCTCCAAGAAACAGATTTTGGATTCAGAAAAATCCTTGGTTTATAAATGAGGTGATTCCTGAATTACAAAACAGTATTGCTAAAATCATCAACAATTAA
- a CDS encoding NAD(P)/FAD-dependent oxidoreductase, whose amino-acid sequence METKHYNVFVIGSGIAGQTAAKICAKNGLSVAIADKRAFGGTCAIRGCDPKKVLLQFADLMQKTSQLKGLGIEKVPKISWKHVQKFQKQFTKKVPKNTEENLTSLHIDLYHQSPKFMSKNEIEVEGKRVTADKFVIASGLTPRKLKFKGAEHLKVSDDIFKLKKVPKSATFIGSGYVGMEFCYLLSTLGCKVTMIDRGSQALSQFDPFLVDQLVSSMSENGVDFIFNAEVSSIEKKKKNLKITYQQKGKKKTVKSNIAFNTSGRVPATELLALENANIKNDESGIIVNDFLVNETNKNVFACGDVSSKSLPLTPLSGLQGYIVGNNIVKENSKEFANPLVPSVVFTYPNLATVGYTEEEAKKRYKNITVYKGDASNWYNAKKTNEKLYAYKIIANTRTNEIVGAHLLSSQANENINIFATAINNKMTTDQFKKLIFTYPSFTNDLKSMFKQQ is encoded by the coding sequence ATGGAAACCAAACATTATAATGTATTTGTTATTGGAAGTGGTATTGCTGGACAAACTGCTGCAAAAATTTGTGCCAAAAACGGACTTTCTGTTGCAATTGCAGACAAAAGAGCTTTTGGTGGAACATGTGCCATAAGAGGTTGTGATCCCAAAAAAGTACTCTTACAATTTGCGGATTTGATGCAAAAAACATCACAACTAAAAGGTTTAGGAATTGAAAAAGTTCCCAAAATAAGTTGGAAACATGTTCAAAAATTTCAGAAACAGTTTACTAAAAAAGTTCCTAAAAACACAGAAGAAAATCTTACAAGTTTACATATTGATTTGTATCATCAATCTCCAAAATTCATGAGCAAAAACGAGATTGAAGTTGAAGGAAAAAGAGTTACAGCAGATAAATTTGTGATTGCCTCTGGTTTAACTCCAAGAAAATTAAAATTTAAAGGTGCAGAACATTTAAAAGTTAGTGACGATATTTTTAAATTAAAAAAAGTTCCGAAATCAGCAACATTTATTGGGTCAGGATATGTTGGTATGGAATTTTGTTATTTATTATCAACTTTAGGTTGTAAAGTAACGATGATTGATAGAGGATCGCAAGCCTTATCTCAATTCGATCCGTTTTTAGTCGATCAATTAGTATCATCCATGTCAGAAAATGGTGTTGATTTTATTTTTAATGCCGAAGTTTCATCCATAGAAAAAAAGAAGAAAAACCTTAAAATTACGTATCAACAAAAAGGAAAAAAGAAAACTGTAAAATCTAATATTGCTTTTAATACTTCTGGCAGAGTACCTGCAACTGAATTGTTAGCTTTAGAAAATGCTAATATTAAAAATGATGAATCTGGAATTATTGTAAACGATTTTTTAGTAAATGAAACTAATAAAAATGTTTTTGCTTGTGGAGATGTTTCTAGCAAATCCTTACCATTAACGCCACTTTCTGGGTTGCAAGGTTATATTGTTGGAAATAATATTGTAAAAGAAAATTCAAAAGAATTTGCAAATCCATTGGTGCCTTCTGTAGTTTTTACATACCCTAATTTAGCAACTGTTGGCTATACTGAAGAAGAAGCAAAAAAACGTTACAAGAACATTACTGTTTACAAAGGTGATGCCTCTAATTGGTACAATGCAAAAAAAACGAATGAAAAATTATATGCGTATAAAATTATCGCCAATACCAGAACTAACGAAATTGTTGGAGCACATTTATTAAGCTCACAAGCCAATGAAAACATTAATATTTTTGCAACTGCCATTAACAATAAAATGACAACTGACCAATTTAAAAAATTAATTTTTACCTATCCTTCTTTTACAAATGATTTAAAAAGCATGTTTAAACAACAGTAA
- a CDS encoding ATP-binding protein, with the protein MLALFELQELFLANLFEKERYLINKIDWSNRLIAIKGARGSGKTTLLLQKIKFYLPEDAQPLYASLDNLYFLENNLVDLAKEFVLQGGTHLFLDEVHKYPNWSREIKLIYDQFPKLKTVFTSSSMLEIYKGESDLSRRVVPYYLKELSFREFLHFRIDKELPIFSLEEILTNHKKIAREINTKIDTPIKYFKEYLKFGNYPYFLENLESYELKLIQTINLIIEADFNAVENIAYEETRKIKKLLVAIAQSVPFTPNIKKLSERLGINRTFLINAIKLLNRADLVLELYKPTKGVGALTKPEKLYLNNTNLIYALAPKQAEIGTLRETFFANQMKHIHEIHLAEKGDFLINKKYTFEVGGKNKSTKQILGIENSFVARDDMEVGGLNIIPLYLFGFMY; encoded by the coding sequence ATGCTTGCTTTATTTGAACTTCAAGAATTATTTTTAGCGAATCTTTTTGAAAAAGAACGTTACTTAATCAATAAAATAGATTGGTCAAACAGACTAATTGCCATAAAAGGTGCTAGAGGTTCAGGTAAAACAACACTTTTATTGCAAAAAATTAAATTCTATTTACCAGAAGATGCACAACCTTTATATGCTTCTTTAGATAATTTGTATTTTTTAGAAAATAATTTAGTGGATTTAGCAAAAGAATTCGTTTTGCAAGGTGGCACTCATTTATTTTTAGATGAAGTGCATAAATACCCAAATTGGTCCAGAGAAATAAAATTAATTTACGATCAATTTCCGAAATTAAAAACGGTATTTACCTCTTCTTCTATGTTAGAAATTTACAAAGGAGAATCCGATTTAAGCAGAAGAGTTGTCCCTTATTATTTAAAAGAATTATCATTCAGAGAATTTTTACATTTTAGAATTGATAAAGAATTGCCAATTTTTTCTTTAGAAGAAATTTTAACGAATCATAAAAAAATAGCAAGAGAAATTAACACAAAAATTGATACGCCAATTAAGTATTTTAAAGAATATTTAAAATTTGGGAACTATCCTTATTTTTTAGAAAATTTAGAAAGTTATGAGTTAAAATTAATTCAGACGATTAATTTAATTATAGAAGCTGATTTTAATGCAGTTGAAAATATTGCGTATGAAGAAACTAGAAAAATTAAAAAGTTATTAGTTGCTATTGCACAAAGTGTTCCTTTTACACCAAATATTAAAAAGTTAAGCGAACGTTTAGGAATTAACAGAACTTTTTTGATTAACGCTATAAAGTTGCTAAACAGAGCAGATTTAGTATTAGAATTATACAAACCCACAAAAGGTGTTGGAGCACTCACAAAGCCTGAAAAACTGTATTTAAACAACACCAATTTAATTTATGCTTTAGCACCAAAACAAGCAGAAATCGGTACATTAAGAGAAACATTCTTTGCAAACCAAATGAAACACATTCACGAAATTCATTTGGCAGAGAAAGGTGATTTTTTAATCAACAAAAAATATACATTTGAAGTTGGTGGTAAAAATAAATCGACAAAACAAATTCTTGGAATCGAAAATAGTTTTGTGGCTAGAGATGATATGGAAGTTGGTGGGTTGAATATAATTCCTTTGTATTTATTTGGATTTATGTATTGA
- a CDS encoding HopJ type III effector protein, with protein MKLFFSKLKTTPNLILFAETMQVIENHYSFTPTAFTNGNIKNKAGENSGSCKLFAFAIHQQITKEETLACFGEHYATVLEDTNGTSHQNIRNFIEFGFDGLAFENDALALK; from the coding sequence ATGAAACTATTTTTCTCAAAACTAAAAACAACTCCGAATTTAATATTATTTGCAGAAACCATGCAAGTTATTGAAAATCATTACAGTTTTACACCAACAGCCTTTACAAACGGAAACATTAAAAATAAAGCTGGCGAAAATTCTGGGTCTTGCAAATTGTTTGCATTTGCTATTCATCAACAAATCACAAAAGAAGAAACCTTGGCCTGTTTTGGCGAACATTATGCAACTGTTTTAGAAGATACAAATGGAACATCTCACCAAAATATTAGAAATTTTATAGAATTTGGTTTTGATGGTTTAGCTTTTGAAAATGACGCTTTAGCATTGAAATAA
- a CDS encoding RNA polymerase sigma factor, with protein MNKNDFKVTIFSLSERLFPLVVRLLGDKTKAEDAIQEIMIKLWEKRKKLENHPNIKGFVFLTARNYCLDILRKKRILVNDGEIYLNLVSDTNEHSPLESQELNEIINEILKKLPKQQREIFIMRDLDGYEFTEIATLMNLKITNVRVVLSRARKTISIALEKTYSYERGNY; from the coding sequence ATGAACAAAAACGATTTTAAAGTTACTATTTTTTCGTTATCAGAACGTTTGTTTCCTTTAGTTGTTCGTTTGTTGGGCGATAAAACGAAGGCAGAAGATGCTATTCAAGAAATAATGATAAAACTCTGGGAGAAAAGAAAAAAGCTCGAAAATCATCCAAACATAAAAGGTTTTGTTTTTTTAACGGCTCGTAATTACTGTTTAGATATTTTGAGAAAAAAACGAATTTTAGTAAATGATGGCGAAATTTATTTAAATCTAGTATCTGATACAAATGAACATTCTCCTTTAGAAAGCCAAGAATTAAACGAAATTATTAACGAGATTTTAAAAAAATTACCAAAACAACAGCGAGAAATTTTTATCATGAGAGATTTAGATGGTTATGAATTTACTGAAATAGCAACCCTTATGAATCTCAAAATAACAAATGTGAGAGTAGTATTATCAAGAGCGAGAAAAACGATTAGTATAGCATTAGAAAAAACGTATAGTTATGAAAGAGGAAACTATTAA